From one Streptomyces sp. Q6 genomic stretch:
- a CDS encoding LLM class F420-dependent oxidoreductase — protein sequence MRLGIALGYWGRGPHPDHLQLVRDAEELGYDSVWTSESWGSDAFTPLTWFAAHTSRIRLGTAIAQMAARSPTTTAMHALTLDHLSGGRVLLGLGLSGPQVVEGWYGRPFPTSPLTATREYVDVVRQVLRREGPVEVDGRFHAHPYRGDDGTGLGKALKPITHPLRADLPILLGAEGPKNIAQTTRIADGWLPLYWSPTRTDVYEASLSDLRDDFMIAPMARATVCDDVGEGLLPVKAMLGFYIGGMGHASRNFHADLMARMGYEEEARRIQELFAEGRREEAVLAVPDAFADEISLVGPRQRIAERLELWRKGPVTDLLVLSPDPHTLRVLAELNS from the coding sequence ATGCGGCTCGGAATCGCACTCGGCTACTGGGGGCGCGGACCCCATCCCGATCACCTCCAACTCGTACGGGACGCGGAGGAGTTGGGGTACGACTCCGTCTGGACCTCCGAGTCCTGGGGCAGCGACGCGTTCACGCCGCTGACCTGGTTCGCCGCGCACACCAGCCGGATCCGGCTCGGCACCGCCATCGCGCAGATGGCCGCCCGCTCCCCCACCACGACGGCGATGCACGCCCTCACCCTCGACCACCTCTCCGGCGGCCGCGTGCTGCTCGGCCTCGGGCTGTCCGGGCCGCAGGTCGTGGAGGGCTGGTACGGGCGGCCGTTCCCGACGTCGCCGCTCACGGCCACGCGCGAGTACGTCGATGTCGTACGGCAGGTGCTGCGGCGCGAAGGGCCCGTCGAGGTCGACGGGCGGTTCCACGCGCACCCGTACCGCGGCGACGACGGCACCGGGCTCGGCAAGGCCCTCAAGCCCATCACACACCCGCTCCGCGCCGACCTGCCGATCCTGCTCGGGGCGGAGGGGCCGAAGAACATCGCGCAGACGACGCGGATCGCGGACGGCTGGCTGCCGCTGTACTGGTCGCCCACCCGCACGGACGTCTACGAGGCGTCCCTCAGCGACCTGCGCGACGATTTCATGATCGCGCCCATGGCGCGGGCGACGGTGTGCGACGACGTCGGCGAGGGGCTGCTGCCCGTCAAGGCGATGCTCGGCTTCTACATCGGCGGCATGGGGCACGCCAGCCGCAACTTCCACGCCGATCTCATGGCGCGGATGGGATACGAGGAGGAGGCCCGGCGGATCCAGGAGCTGTTCGCCGAGGGGCGGCGCGAGGAGGCGGTGCTCGCCGTGCCGGACGCGTTCGCCGACGAGATCTCGCTCGTCGGGCCGCGTCAGCGCATCGCGGAGCGGCTCGAACTGTGGCGCAAGGGCCCGGTGACGGACCTGCTGGTCCTGTCACCGGACCCGCACACGCTCCGCGTCCTGGCCGAGCTGAACTCCTGA
- a CDS encoding prenyltransferase/squalene oxidase repeat-containing protein, whose amino-acid sequence MSSPERTELLVLAGVLTADQAARTVSGILAVQRPDGAIPWFRRHHLDPWDHTEAAMALDVAGEHEAATRAYDWLARHQNEDGSWYAAYHDGDPGDVTDRGRESNFVAYVAVGVWHHYLSTGDDAFLDRMWPCVYAAIEWVLRLQQPGGQIGWKREDDGTPVDDALLTGSSSIHHALRCALAIAEQREEPQPDWELAVGALRHAIRRHPERFLDKNRYSMDWYYPVLGGALRGAEAKDRIEADWEKFVVPGLGVRCVVPNPWVTGGESAELALALWAMGESDRALTILQDIQHLRDPRTGLYWTGYVFEDRAVWPEELTTWTAGSVLLAVAALGGDEATCQVFGGGLLPSGVEPDCCA is encoded by the coding sequence GTGAGCAGTCCCGAGCGGACCGAACTTCTCGTACTCGCGGGTGTCCTGACGGCGGATCAGGCCGCGCGCACGGTCTCCGGCATCCTCGCCGTGCAGCGCCCCGACGGAGCCATCCCGTGGTTCCGTCGGCACCACCTCGACCCGTGGGACCACACCGAGGCCGCCATGGCGCTCGACGTGGCCGGCGAGCACGAGGCCGCCACCCGCGCCTACGACTGGCTCGCCCGGCACCAGAACGAGGACGGGTCCTGGTACGCCGCCTACCACGACGGCGACCCCGGCGACGTCACGGACCGCGGCCGCGAGTCCAACTTCGTCGCGTACGTGGCCGTCGGCGTCTGGCACCACTACCTCTCCACCGGCGACGACGCGTTCCTGGACCGCATGTGGCCGTGCGTCTACGCCGCGATCGAGTGGGTGCTGCGCCTGCAACAGCCCGGCGGCCAGATCGGCTGGAAGCGCGAGGACGACGGCACGCCCGTCGACGACGCCCTGCTGACCGGCAGTTCGTCCATCCACCACGCGCTGCGCTGCGCGCTCGCCATCGCCGAACAGCGCGAAGAGCCGCAGCCCGACTGGGAGTTGGCGGTCGGGGCGCTGCGGCACGCCATCCGCCGCCACCCGGAGCGCTTCCTGGACAAGAACCGCTACTCGATGGACTGGTACTACCCCGTCCTCGGCGGCGCGCTGCGCGGTGCCGAGGCGAAGGACCGTATCGAGGCCGACTGGGAGAAGTTCGTCGTCCCCGGGCTCGGTGTGCGCTGCGTCGTGCCGAACCCCTGGGTGACCGGCGGGGAGAGCGCCGAACTCGCCCTCGCCCTGTGGGCGATGGGCGAGTCCGACCGTGCGCTCACGATCCTTCAGGACATCCAGCACCTGCGGGACCCGCGGACCGGTCTCTACTGGACCGGCTACGTCTTCGAGGACCGGGCCGTGTGGCCGGAGGAACTCACGACATGGACCGCGGGGTCCGTGCTGCTCGCGGTGGCCGCGCTGGGCGGCGACGAGGCGACGTGCCAGGTGTTCGGCGGGGGACTGCTCCCGTCCGGCGTCGAGCCGGATTGCTGCGCGTAG
- a CDS encoding class I SAM-dependent methyltransferase, whose amino-acid sequence MLTVDFTRFPLAAGDRVLDLGCGAGRHAFECYRRGAQVVALDQNSEEIAEVAKWFAAMKEAGEAPAGATATAMEGDALQLPFPDESFDVVIISEVMEHIPDDKGVLAEMVRVLKPGGRIAVTVPRYGPEKVCWALSDEYHEVEGGHIRIYKADELLGKMREAGLKPYGTHHAHALHAPYWWLKCAFGVDNDKALPVKAYHKLLVWDIMKKPALTRVAEQLLNPVVGKSFVAYATKPHLPKDASGAAA is encoded by the coding sequence GTGCTGACCGTCGACTTCACCCGCTTCCCGCTCGCCGCGGGCGACCGCGTCCTCGATCTCGGGTGCGGGGCCGGACGGCACGCCTTCGAGTGCTACCGGCGCGGGGCGCAGGTCGTCGCCCTCGACCAGAACTCCGAGGAGATCGCCGAGGTCGCCAAGTGGTTCGCCGCCATGAAGGAGGCCGGTGAGGCCCCGGCCGGCGCCACGGCCACCGCGATGGAGGGGGACGCGCTGCAACTCCCCTTCCCCGACGAGTCGTTCGACGTCGTCATCATCAGCGAGGTCATGGAGCACATCCCCGACGACAAGGGCGTCCTCGCCGAGATGGTCCGGGTCCTCAAGCCCGGCGGCCGCATCGCCGTCACCGTGCCCCGCTACGGACCCGAGAAGGTCTGCTGGGCGCTGTCCGACGAGTACCACGAGGTCGAGGGCGGCCACATCCGCATCTACAAGGCCGACGAACTGCTCGGCAAGATGCGGGAGGCGGGCCTCAAGCCGTACGGCACCCACCACGCGCACGCGCTGCACGCGCCCTACTGGTGGCTCAAGTGCGCGTTCGGCGTCGACAACGACAAGGCGCTGCCCGTGAAGGCGTACCACAAGCTCCTGGTCTGGGACATCATGAAGAAGCCCGCCCTCACCCGGGTCGCCGAACAGCTCCTCAACCCCGTCGTCGGCAAGAGCTTCGTCGCGTACGCCACCAAGCCCCACCTTCCGAAGGACGCCAGCGGGGCCGCTGCGTGA
- a CDS encoding glycosyltransferase family 4 protein, translated as MTAESLRIALLTYKGNPFCGGQGVYVRHLSRELARLGHRVEVIGSQPYPVLDEGDDLAGLSLTELPSLDLYRSPDPFRTPKRDEYRDWVDALEVGTMWTGGFPEPLTFSLRARRHLRERRGEFDVVHDNQTLGYGLLGGPAALGAPLVSTIHHPITVDRQLELDAAENWRQRMSKRRWYAFTRMQKRVARRLPSVLTVSGTSRDEIVEHLGVRPGRIRVVHIGADTDLFSPNPAVPEVPGRIVTTSSADVPLKGLVFLVEALAKVRAEHPEAHLVVVGKRAEDGPVAQAIERYGLEGAVRFVKGISDQELVDLVRSAQVACVPSLYEGFSLPAAEAMATGTPLVATTGGAIPEVAGPDGETCIAVPTADAGALAAGLNRLLGDPALRVRLGAAGRVRVLERFTWARAAQGTADLYRESIESAGRPAPRPTTDVVTEETPQESRATC; from the coding sequence GTGACCGCGGAGTCGTTGCGCATCGCTCTCCTCACGTACAAGGGCAACCCGTTCTGCGGTGGTCAGGGGGTGTATGTCCGCCATCTCTCCCGTGAGCTCGCCCGCCTCGGCCACCGCGTCGAGGTCATCGGCTCCCAGCCCTACCCCGTCCTCGACGAGGGCGACGACCTCGCCGGTCTCTCCCTCACCGAGCTGCCCAGCCTCGACCTGTACCGCAGCCCCGACCCCTTCCGCACGCCGAAGCGCGACGAGTACCGGGACTGGGTCGACGCCCTGGAGGTCGGCACCATGTGGACCGGCGGCTTCCCCGAACCGCTGACCTTCTCGCTGCGTGCCCGCCGCCATCTGCGCGAGCGCCGCGGCGAGTTCGACGTCGTCCACGACAACCAGACGCTCGGCTACGGGCTCCTCGGCGGCCCCGCCGCGCTGGGCGCCCCGCTCGTCTCCACCATCCACCACCCCATCACCGTCGACCGGCAGCTTGAGCTCGACGCCGCGGAGAACTGGCGGCAGCGGATGTCCAAGCGCCGCTGGTACGCGTTCACCCGCATGCAGAAGCGCGTCGCGCGCCGCCTGCCGTCCGTGCTCACCGTCTCCGGCACCTCCCGCGACGAGATCGTCGAGCACCTCGGCGTACGTCCCGGCCGGATCCGCGTCGTGCACATCGGCGCCGACACCGACCTCTTCTCGCCGAATCCGGCGGTGCCCGAGGTGCCGGGCCGCATCGTCACGACCTCCAGTGCCGACGTCCCCCTCAAGGGCCTCGTCTTTCTCGTCGAAGCGCTCGCCAAGGTGCGCGCCGAACACCCCGAGGCGCACCTCGTCGTCGTCGGCAAGCGCGCCGAGGACGGCCCCGTCGCCCAGGCCATCGAGCGGTACGGGCTCGAAGGCGCCGTCCGGTTCGTCAAGGGCATCAGCGACCAGGAGCTCGTCGACCTCGTCCGCTCCGCGCAGGTCGCCTGCGTGCCCTCCCTCTACGAGGGCTTCTCGCTGCCCGCCGCCGAGGCCATGGCCACCGGCACCCCGCTGGTCGCCACCACCGGCGGCGCGATCCCCGAGGTCGCCGGGCCGGACGGCGAGACCTGCATCGCCGTACCGACGGCGGACGCGGGCGCCCTCGCCGCCGGACTGAACAGGCTCCTCGGCGACCCGGCGCTGCGGGTCAGACTCGGCGCGGCGGGCCGCGTCCGCGTCCTGGAGCGCTTCACGTGGGCACGCGCGGCCCAGGGCACCGCCGACCTTTACCGCGAGTCGATCGAGAGCGCCGGACGCCCGGCGCCCCGTCCCACGACCGACGTTGTGACCGAAGAGACCCCACAGGAAAGCAGGGCCACGTGCTGA
- a CDS encoding TetR family transcriptional regulator — protein MTAPDARSSAQGGAAALTERQEARRRRILHASAQLAARGGFDAVQMREVAESSQVALGTLYRYFPSKVHLLVATMQDQLQHMHTTVRKRPPSGAAPSERVAETLMRAFRALQREPHLADAMVRALTFADRSVSPEVDQVSRQTTAIILDAMELDDPTPEQLSAVRVIEHTWHSALITWLSGRASIAQVKIDIETVCKLIDLTASPSGGTSPR, from the coding sequence ATGACAGCTCCGGACGCGAGAAGCTCTGCACAAGGGGGCGCCGCGGCGCTCACGGAGCGGCAGGAGGCCCGGCGGCGCCGGATCCTGCACGCGAGCGCCCAGCTGGCGGCGCGCGGCGGCTTCGACGCCGTGCAGATGCGCGAGGTCGCCGAGTCGTCGCAGGTCGCGCTCGGCACGCTGTACCGCTACTTCCCGAGCAAGGTCCATCTCCTCGTCGCCACGATGCAGGACCAGCTCCAGCACATGCACACCACCGTCCGTAAGCGTCCCCCGTCGGGCGCGGCGCCGTCCGAGCGGGTCGCCGAGACGCTGATGCGCGCCTTCCGGGCGCTCCAGCGCGAGCCGCATCTGGCCGACGCGATGGTCCGCGCGCTGACCTTCGCGGACCGCAGCGTCAGCCCCGAGGTCGATCAGGTCTCCCGGCAGACGACGGCGATCATCCTGGACGCGATGGAGCTCGACGACCCGACCCCCGAGCAGCTCTCGGCGGTCCGGGTCATCGAGCACACCTGGCACTCGGCGCTCATCACCTGGCTGTCGGGGCGCGCCTCGATCGCCCAGGTGAAGATCGACATCGAGACGGTGTGCAAGCTGATCGACCTGACAGCGAGCCCTTCCGGGGGCACCTCCCCGCGCTAG
- a CDS encoding ferredoxin, which translates to MGDRWHVEVDRSVCIGSGMCVNHAPGSFRLDTARQSRPTEPDVDANEQVLAAAEGCPVEAITLALADTGEVVFPPED; encoded by the coding sequence ATGGGAGACCGGTGGCATGTGGAGGTCGACCGGAGCGTGTGCATCGGCTCGGGCATGTGCGTGAACCACGCGCCCGGCTCGTTCCGCCTCGACACCGCCCGTCAGTCCCGCCCGACCGAACCGGACGTCGACGCGAACGAGCAGGTGCTCGCGGCGGCGGAGGGGTGCCCGGTGGAGGCGATCACGCTGGCGCTGGCCGACACGGGGGAGGTCGTCTTCCCGCCGGAGGACTGA
- a CDS encoding aldehyde dehydrogenase, translating to MTELVEHGQLFIGGELTDPLGKDVIEVVSPHTGEVFGRVPHAAPADVDRAVAAARRAFDEGPWPRMTLDERIAVVTRIKDAIAVRHEEIARLISQQNGSPYSWSVLAQALGAMMVWDSAINVARAFTYEETRDGALGKLLVRREPVGVVAAVVPWNVPQFVAAAKLAPALLTGCTVVLKPSPESPLDAYLLGEIAREAGLPEGVLSILPADREVSEYLVGHPGVDKISFTGSVAAGKRVMEVAARHLTRVTLELGGKSAAVVLPDADLESTVAGVVPAAWMNNGQACVAQTRILLPRSRYDEFAEAFTAAASALVVGDPLDPATQVGPLVAKRQQRRNLDYIRIGQEEGAKVLTGGGVPQGYEQGAYVEPTLFGDVHNGMRIAREEIFGPVICLLPYGDETEAVKIANDSDYGLSGSVWTADVAHGIDIARQVRTGTYNVNTFSLDMLGPFGGYKNSGVGREFGPEGYSAYLEHKMIHLPAGWEG from the coding sequence ATGACCGAGCTCGTGGAACACGGACAGCTGTTCATCGGCGGGGAGTTGACCGATCCCCTCGGCAAGGACGTCATCGAGGTCGTCTCGCCGCACACCGGCGAGGTCTTCGGGCGGGTGCCGCACGCCGCGCCCGCCGACGTCGACCGGGCCGTCGCCGCCGCGCGCCGGGCCTTCGACGAGGGACCCTGGCCGCGGATGACCCTCGACGAGCGGATCGCCGTCGTCACCCGCATCAAGGACGCCATCGCCGTCCGCCACGAGGAGATCGCCCGGCTCATCTCCCAGCAGAACGGCTCCCCCTACTCCTGGTCCGTCCTCGCCCAGGCGCTCGGGGCGATGATGGTCTGGGACTCCGCGATCAACGTCGCGCGCGCCTTCACGTACGAGGAGACGCGCGACGGAGCCCTCGGCAAACTCCTGGTGCGCCGCGAGCCGGTCGGGGTCGTCGCGGCCGTGGTCCCGTGGAACGTGCCGCAGTTCGTGGCCGCCGCCAAGCTCGCGCCCGCGCTGCTCACCGGCTGCACCGTCGTCCTCAAGCCGTCGCCCGAATCCCCGCTCGACGCCTACCTGCTGGGCGAGATCGCGCGGGAGGCCGGGCTGCCGGAGGGGGTGCTCTCCATCCTGCCCGCCGACCGCGAGGTCAGCGAGTACCTGGTCGGGCACCCGGGCGTCGACAAGATCTCCTTCACCGGCTCGGTCGCGGCCGGCAAGCGCGTCATGGAGGTGGCCGCCCGCCACCTCACCCGCGTCACCCTGGAACTGGGCGGCAAGTCCGCCGCCGTGGTCCTGCCGGACGCGGACCTCGAATCGACCGTCGCCGGGGTCGTCCCCGCCGCCTGGATGAACAACGGCCAGGCCTGCGTCGCCCAGACCCGCATCCTCCTGCCGCGCTCCCGCTACGACGAGTTCGCCGAGGCCTTCACGGCCGCCGCCTCCGCCCTGGTGGTCGGCGACCCGCTCGACCCCGCCACCCAGGTCGGCCCGCTCGTCGCCAAGCGCCAGCAGCGGCGCAACCTCGACTACATCCGCATCGGCCAGGAGGAGGGCGCCAAGGTCCTCACCGGCGGCGGCGTGCCCCAGGGGTACGAGCAGGGCGCGTACGTCGAACCGACCCTCTTCGGTGACGTCCACAACGGCATGCGCATCGCCCGCGAGGAGATCTTCGGCCCGGTCATCTGCCTGCTCCCGTACGGCGACGAGACCGAGGCCGTGAAGATCGCCAACGACTCCGACTACGGCCTGAGCGGCAGCGTGTGGACCGCCGACGTCGCCCACGGCATCGACATCGCGCGGCAGGTGCGGACCGGCACCTACAACGTGAACACCTTCAGCCTCGACATGCTCGGCCCCTTCGGCGGCTACAAGAACAGCGGCGTGGGCCGGGAGTTCGGGCCCGAGGGCTACAGCGCCTACCTGGAGCACAAGATGATCCATCTGCCCGCCGGCTGGGAGGGCTGA
- a CDS encoding MBL fold metallo-hydrolase — protein MTEATQVTDHGGGVRSIRVPIPDNPLGHTLVYVLDTDAGPVLVDTGWDDPASWDTLAAGLTECGTSVTDLTGVLITHHHPDHHGLSAKVREASGAWIAMHEADAAVVRRTRENPPARWYAYMAAKLAAAGAPEEHLAPLIAARDGGRPRRLPGLDPALPDRAITPGDLLDLPGRRLRAIWTPGHTPGHVCLHLEEEHPARLPGNGRLFSGDHVLPGITPHIGLYEDPDDATVTDPLGDYLASLEGVGRLAPAEVLPAHQHAFTDAPARVRELLDHHEERLTGLLGLLAAPLTPWQLAEHMEWNRPWAEIPYGSRNIAVSEAEAHLRRLVKLGRAEAVPGSDPVTYVAVP, from the coding sequence ATGACAGAGGCGACGCAGGTGACCGACCACGGCGGGGGTGTGCGCAGCATCCGGGTGCCGATCCCCGACAACCCGCTGGGCCACACCCTCGTCTACGTCCTGGACACCGACGCGGGCCCCGTCCTCGTCGACACCGGCTGGGACGACCCCGCCTCCTGGGACACCCTGGCGGCGGGCCTGACGGAGTGCGGCACCTCGGTGACCGACCTCACCGGGGTCCTGATCACCCATCACCACCCGGACCACCACGGCCTGTCGGCCAAGGTGCGCGAGGCGTCCGGCGCGTGGATCGCGATGCACGAGGCGGACGCGGCGGTGGTGCGGCGCACCCGCGAGAACCCCCCGGCCCGCTGGTACGCGTACATGGCGGCGAAGCTGGCCGCCGCCGGTGCGCCCGAGGAGCATCTGGCCCCGCTGATCGCCGCCCGCGACGGGGGCCGCCCGCGCCGCCTGCCCGGCCTCGACCCGGCGTTGCCGGACCGCGCCATCACCCCCGGCGACCTCCTCGACCTGCCCGGCCGCAGGCTGCGCGCGATCTGGACGCCGGGCCACACCCCCGGCCATGTCTGCCTCCACCTGGAGGAGGAGCACCCGGCGCGTCTCCCGGGCAACGGACGCCTGTTCAGCGGCGACCACGTGCTGCCCGGCATCACCCCGCACATCGGCCTGTACGAGGACCCGGACGACGCGACGGTCACCGACCCGCTGGGCGACTACCTCGCCTCCCTGGAGGGCGTCGGCCGCCTCGCGCCCGCCGAGGTGCTCCCCGCCCACCAGCACGCCTTCACCGACGCGCCCGCCCGCGTACGGGAGTTGCTCGACCACCACGAGGAGCGGCTGACCGGCCTGCTCGGACTCCTCGCGGCACCGCTCACGCCGTGGCAGCTCGCCGAGCACATGGAGTGGAACCGCCCGTGGGCCGAGATCCCGTACGGGTCACGCAACATCGCGGTCTCCGAGGCCGAGGCGCATCTGCGCCGGCTGGTGAAGCTGGGGCGGGCCGAGGCGGTGCCGGGGAGCGACCCGGTGACGTACGTCGCGGTGCCGTGA
- a CDS encoding flotillin family protein: MFGYRVPAPDEAMLISGGRRGLGGAPFRVVTGHGKFVLPVFRKTRFLSLAMSEAEVVEKCVTRQGIALTVRAVIAFKVGNDPESIINAGQRFLSDQDQMSVLTGRIFAGHLRSIIGSMTVEEIVTERQKLATEVLDTSKAEMAKIGLHVDSLQIQSIDDGNTGYIEAMSRPHKAAIQRQAQIAQAQATQASAEAEQAAARKQAEYARQTAIVQAEYSAEVDRAKAQAEQAGPLALANAQQEVLAAQTELALRQAELREKQLIAEIVKPAQADAERIRVLALAEAERMKIQAEAAASYDRVALDRMLIDQLPQIVKEASAGLAGANVNVLNGADGLGEIAAGLVGQGLTILDSVRKNLGGPSDAAPVPGAAIEQYLGRPRTGGDDGPVDVR, translated from the coding sequence ATGTTCGGATATCGCGTTCCCGCACCCGACGAGGCGATGCTGATCTCGGGCGGCAGGCGGGGACTTGGGGGAGCGCCCTTCCGCGTCGTCACCGGGCACGGGAAGTTCGTGCTGCCCGTGTTCCGCAAGACCCGCTTCCTGTCGCTCGCGATGAGCGAGGCGGAGGTCGTCGAGAAGTGCGTGACCCGGCAGGGCATCGCCCTCACCGTGCGGGCGGTCATCGCCTTCAAGGTGGGCAACGACCCGGAGTCCATCATCAACGCCGGCCAGCGGTTCCTCTCCGACCAGGACCAGATGTCGGTTCTGACCGGGCGGATCTTCGCCGGTCATCTGCGGTCCATCATCGGCTCGATGACCGTCGAGGAGATCGTCACCGAGCGGCAGAAGCTCGCGACGGAGGTCCTCGACACGTCGAAGGCCGAGATGGCGAAGATCGGGCTGCACGTCGACTCGTTGCAGATCCAGTCCATCGACGACGGCAACACCGGGTACATCGAGGCCATGTCGCGGCCGCACAAGGCCGCCATCCAGCGGCAGGCGCAGATCGCCCAGGCGCAGGCCACGCAGGCCTCCGCGGAGGCGGAGCAGGCGGCGGCCCGCAAGCAGGCCGAGTACGCGCGGCAGACGGCGATCGTGCAGGCCGAGTACAGCGCCGAGGTCGACCGGGCCAAGGCGCAGGCCGAGCAGGCGGGACCGCTGGCGCTCGCCAACGCGCAGCAGGAGGTGCTCGCCGCCCAGACCGAACTGGCGCTGCGGCAGGCCGAGTTGCGCGAGAAGCAGCTCATCGCCGAGATCGTGAAGCCGGCGCAGGCCGACGCCGAGCGGATCCGGGTCCTCGCCCTGGCCGAGGCCGAGCGGATGAAGATCCAGGCGGAGGCGGCCGCGTCGTACGACCGGGTCGCGCTCGACCGGATGCTCATCGATCAGCTCCCGCAGATCGTGAAGGAGGCGTCGGCGGGGCTCGCCGGGGCGAACGTGAACGTGCTGAACGGGGCGGACGGGCTCGGCGAGATCGCGGCCGGTCTGGTCGGCCAGGGCCTGACGATCCTCGACTCGGTCCGCAAGAACCTGGGCGGACCGAGCGACGCGGCACCCGTGCCCGGCGCCGCGATCGAGCAGTACCTCGGCCGGCCGCGCACCGGGGGTGACGACGGCCCGGTCGACGTCCGCTGA
- a CDS encoding prenyltransferase/squalene oxidase repeat-containing protein produces the protein MNIRRSAALVAATVVIGAAVAPAAAADSASPSPKVVVPSGLYGSTDPTYDGVWRQSLAFVAQDTVGVHPAKKAVDWLTGQQCADGGFAAFRADPSAACDAKTPVDSNSTAAAVQALAAVGGHDAQVDKGVAWLKKNQNKDGGWGYNPGGASDGNSTSVAIGALAAAGEKPADVKAASGKTPLDALAALALPCSDGKNGGALAYQPDKKGKLAANADATAAGVLGALGTGFAPNKGDAPDAYTCASTKGTDADGLAHNGAVYLQNQLSTHLYLTSQLAGAEDQPDYGNTADAITSVAAAEGIKYTKDPYAWLEKNAGAWAKQSGPAAYAQLIFAAHATGNDPRDFGGSDLVSALNKTGPEPASAASSSSDSDKKKDDDSNDGGGLGTWWIVGVMFVAAVGVGFMLSGRKKQQP, from the coding sequence ATGAACATTCGCCGTAGCGCCGCGCTCGTCGCCGCGACCGTCGTGATCGGCGCCGCCGTGGCCCCGGCCGCCGCCGCGGACAGCGCCTCCCCCTCCCCGAAGGTCGTCGTGCCGAGCGGCCTGTACGGCAGCACCGACCCCACGTACGACGGTGTCTGGCGCCAGTCCCTGGCGTTCGTGGCGCAGGACACCGTGGGCGTGCACCCGGCGAAGAAGGCCGTGGACTGGCTGACCGGGCAGCAGTGCGCGGACGGCGGTTTCGCCGCGTTCCGCGCCGACCCGTCCGCGGCGTGCGACGCGAAGACGCCGGTCGACAGCAACAGCACCGCCGCCGCCGTGCAGGCCCTCGCCGCGGTCGGCGGCCACGACGCCCAGGTCGACAAGGGCGTCGCGTGGCTGAAGAAGAACCAGAACAAGGACGGCGGCTGGGGCTACAACCCGGGCGGCGCCAGCGACGGGAACTCCACCTCGGTCGCCATCGGCGCGCTGGCCGCCGCCGGGGAGAAGCCCGCGGACGTGAAGGCCGCTTCCGGCAAGACCCCGCTCGACGCCCTCGCCGCGCTCGCCCTGCCCTGCTCCGACGGCAAGAACGGCGGCGCCCTCGCCTACCAGCCCGACAAGAAGGGCAAGCTCGCGGCGAACGCGGACGCCACCGCCGCCGGTGTCCTCGGCGCGCTCGGCACCGGCTTCGCGCCCAACAAGGGCGACGCCCCGGACGCGTACACCTGCGCGAGCACCAAGGGCACGGACGCGGACGGCCTCGCCCACAACGGCGCCGTCTACCTCCAGAACCAGCTCTCCACCCACCTGTACCTGACGTCGCAGCTGGCCGGCGCCGAGGACCAGCCCGACTACGGGAACACCGCCGACGCGATCACCTCGGTCGCCGCGGCCGAGGGCATCAAGTACACGAAGGACCCGTACGCCTGGCTGGAGAAGAACGCCGGGGCCTGGGCGAAGCAGTCGGGCCCGGCCGCCTACGCCCAGCTGATCTTCGCGGCGCACGCGACCGGCAACGACCCGCGCGACTTCGGCGGCAGCGACCTGGTGAGCGCCCTGAACAAGACCGGCCCGGAGCCGGCCTCCGCCGCGTCCTCCTCGTCCGACAGCGACAAGAAGAAGGACGACGACAGCAACGACGGCGGCGGGCTCGGCACCTGGTGGATCGTCGGCGTCATGTTCGTCGCCGCCGTCGGCGTCGGCTTCATGCTGAGCGGCCGCAAGAAGCAGCAGCCGTGA
- a CDS encoding SCO2322 family protein: MTRVRALGPVLAVLGALAVLLGAAVAPAQAAGYRYWSFWERDGGAWTYATMGPSQTTPSDGAVQGFRFAVSADSKDATQPRGATGFDTICAGTPAKDGAKRVALVIDFGTVADAPGGETPPKPRTACARVDEDATTADALALVAKPLRYDSNALLCAISGYPRTGCGEQVAGGGTDTASPAATEPSDASGSGGSSGSGGPSVGVIAGVAIVAALGVGAIWQAKRRRH; this comes from the coding sequence GTGACCCGCGTCCGCGCTCTCGGCCCCGTGCTCGCCGTCCTCGGCGCGCTCGCGGTCCTGCTCGGCGCCGCCGTCGCCCCGGCGCAGGCCGCCGGGTACCGGTACTGGTCGTTCTGGGAGCGGGACGGCGGTGCGTGGACGTACGCGACCATGGGCCCCTCGCAGACGACGCCGTCGGACGGCGCCGTGCAGGGGTTCCGGTTCGCGGTGAGCGCGGACTCGAAGGACGCCACGCAGCCGCGCGGCGCCACCGGCTTCGACACCATCTGCGCCGGCACCCCGGCGAAGGACGGCGCCAAGCGGGTCGCGCTCGTCATCGACTTCGGCACGGTCGCGGACGCGCCGGGCGGCGAGACGCCGCCGAAGCCGCGCACCGCGTGCGCGCGGGTCGACGAGGACGCGACGACGGCCGACGCGCTCGCCTTGGTCGCGAAGCCGCTGCGCTACGACAGCAACGCGCTGCTGTGCGCCATCTCCGGCTACCCGAGGACGGGGTGCGGCGAGCAGGTCGCGGGCGGCGGCACCGACACGGCGTCGCCCGCCGCGACGGAGCCCTCCGACGCGAGCGGTTCGGGCGGTTCGAGCGGCTCCGGCGGGCCGTCCGTCGGCGTCATCGCCGGTGTCGCGATCGTCGCCGCGCTCGGCGTCGGCGCGATCTGGCAGGCCAAGCGCCGTCGCCACTGA